From one Streptomyces sp. N50 genomic stretch:
- a CDS encoding SigE family RNA polymerase sigma factor: protein MIRTSPGQGVSADPGGVVDVGLDFDDFARSRQAHLRRTAHLLCGDWHLAEDLTQTALAKLYAVWRRVRQLESPDGYARRVLYRTFIDETRRRRWRERLGAHEEDVMAPVSDPDLRLTLLDALRQLPPRGRAVLVLRFWEDQSVEATAAALGCSVGTVKSQTSRGLGTLRRILADAGKDLGKDFGPGNTGTGTGYLQAEW from the coding sequence GTGATCCGGACGTCCCCCGGACAGGGCGTCTCCGCTGATCCCGGTGGCGTCGTCGACGTCGGGCTCGACTTCGACGACTTCGCGCGCAGCCGGCAGGCGCATCTGCGGCGTACGGCTCATCTGCTGTGCGGGGACTGGCACTTGGCCGAGGACCTGACGCAGACGGCACTGGCGAAGCTGTACGCGGTGTGGCGCCGGGTACGGCAGCTGGAGTCGCCGGACGGGTACGCGCGGCGGGTGCTGTACCGGACGTTCATCGACGAGACCCGGCGTCGGCGCTGGCGGGAGCGGCTGGGCGCGCACGAGGAGGATGTCATGGCTCCCGTCTCGGATCCGGACCTCCGGCTGACCCTGCTCGACGCGCTACGGCAACTGCCGCCCCGTGGAAGGGCGGTGCTGGTGCTGCGGTTCTGGGAGGACCAGAGCGTGGAGGCCACGGCGGCGGCGCTCGGGTGCAGCGTCGGCACGGTGAAGAGCCAGACCTCCCGGGGTCTCGGCACCCTGCGGCGCATCCTCGCCGACGCCGGCAAGGACCTCGGCAAGGACTTCGGACCGGGAAACACGGGGACCGGAACGGGCTATCTGCAGGCGGAGTGGTGA
- a CDS encoding peptidoglycan-binding protein — translation MSRAQEDTTSRLGSGRRRLGAVVSAVVLVGAGGWFAGTQVQSPADAAASHQAPKAGPVTVSVVRQSLTASVVATGSVEFASPRPLSLAGPVGSGAAAGADGEGAEQRVTKAPVAGTKIEEGDVLMTVNGRPVFALGGSVPMYRALGPGTSGDDVTQLQKALKRLGFDPGGTGGTYGQGTATAVSDWYKSEGYDAQEPSPADQQQLGSLEQAVSAAQETLLTTNSGTGAASSSETGSSSSPTPQSSTDKQVHEIQVKSAQKALDLANGALSSFKATYGTKVPAGEVVFLPKLPARLDKVTVKTGDTPSAQIGTVTSSDVVVQAAVPGTDAQLLRHGMAARLTTADGKSAQGTVDVVADGSDSSSDADSSATAPSTTGDTNSAAGSTTDSTAAVQVRITVPDPGPLAGEAEAAVKVTIKVGASDGKVLTVPMAAIHTSSDGRARVKVQRGDVVTDVQVTVGLSAAGIVEVKPDGGALKAGEKVVVGE, via the coding sequence ATGAGCCGCGCACAGGAGGACACGACCAGCCGACTCGGCAGCGGGCGCAGGCGACTTGGGGCCGTCGTATCGGCGGTCGTACTGGTCGGGGCGGGCGGATGGTTCGCCGGTACGCAGGTGCAGTCGCCCGCGGACGCCGCCGCCTCGCACCAGGCGCCGAAGGCCGGTCCGGTGACGGTCTCGGTCGTACGGCAGTCGCTCACCGCGAGCGTGGTGGCGACCGGGTCGGTCGAGTTCGCGTCACCGCGGCCCCTGTCGCTGGCCGGTCCTGTCGGCAGCGGGGCGGCCGCCGGAGCGGACGGCGAGGGTGCCGAGCAGCGGGTCACCAAGGCACCGGTGGCCGGGACGAAGATCGAGGAGGGCGACGTCCTGATGACGGTCAACGGCCGTCCGGTGTTCGCGCTCGGCGGTTCCGTACCGATGTACCGCGCCCTGGGGCCCGGCACTTCGGGCGACGATGTGACACAGCTTCAGAAAGCCCTGAAACGGCTCGGGTTCGACCCCGGCGGCACCGGCGGGACGTACGGACAGGGCACCGCCACCGCCGTATCCGACTGGTACAAGAGCGAGGGGTACGACGCCCAGGAGCCGAGCCCCGCCGATCAGCAGCAGCTCGGCTCGCTCGAACAGGCCGTCTCCGCCGCACAGGAGACGCTCCTCACCACCAACAGCGGTACTGGCGCGGCCAGTTCGAGTGAGACCGGGTCGTCCAGCAGCCCCACCCCGCAGTCCAGCACGGACAAGCAGGTCCACGAGATCCAGGTCAAGTCCGCCCAGAAGGCACTGGACCTGGCGAACGGCGCGCTCAGCAGCTTCAAGGCCACCTACGGCACGAAGGTCCCGGCCGGGGAGGTCGTCTTCCTGCCCAAGCTGCCCGCTCGGCTGGACAAAGTGACCGTCAAGACGGGCGACACCCCGTCCGCGCAGATCGGTACGGTCACCAGCTCCGACGTGGTGGTGCAGGCGGCCGTCCCCGGCACCGACGCCCAGCTCCTCCGTCACGGCATGGCCGCCCGACTCACCACGGCGGACGGCAAGTCGGCGCAGGGCACGGTGGACGTCGTGGCGGACGGTTCCGATTCCTCGTCGGATGCGGACTCCTCTGCTACGGCCCCCTCCACCACCGGCGACACGAACTCCGCCGCCGGCTCCACCACGGACTCCACCGCCGCCGTCCAGGTGCGGATCACCGTCCCGGACCCCGGTCCGCTCGCCGGTGAGGCCGAGGCCGCCGTCAAGGTGACCATCAAGGTCGGCGCCTCGGACGGCAAGGTGCTCACCGTGCCGATGGCCGCGATCCACACCTCGTCCGACGGGCGGGCCCGGGTCAAGGTCCAGCGCGGCGACGTCGTGACCGACGTCCAGGTCACCGTCGGGCTCTCCGCCGCCGGGATCGTCGAAGTCAAGCCGGACGGGGGCGCGTTGAAGGCGGGCGAGAAGGTGGTGGTGGGCGAGTGA
- a CDS encoding ABC transporter ATP-binding protein, with protein MIDTSAGYAVGTALDSVIQLTGVERTFPSDPPVHALRDVHLTVRRGEHLAIVGPSGSGKSTLLNTLGLLDRPTAGSYLLDGVETTGLGDLERTSLRGSRIGFVFQSFHLLPYRTVDENVMLAEAYRRPRPERGRGGRLARAHQALEQVGLGHRVGFRPDRLSGGERQRVAIARALLSDPALLLCDEPTGNLDTENTLSVLELFDDLCAQGMTLVVITHDEAVSRRAGRCVRITDGRLAEEVK; from the coding sequence GTGATCGACACCTCGGCCGGTTACGCGGTCGGGACCGCGCTCGACTCCGTCATCCAACTCACCGGTGTGGAGCGGACGTTCCCCTCCGACCCGCCCGTGCACGCCCTCCGTGACGTCCACTTGACCGTGCGCCGCGGTGAGCATCTGGCCATCGTCGGACCGTCGGGTTCGGGGAAGTCGACGCTGCTCAACACGCTCGGGCTGCTGGACCGGCCCACGGCGGGGTCGTATCTGCTGGACGGGGTGGAGACCACCGGGCTCGGCGACCTCGAACGAACCTCCCTGCGGGGAAGCCGGATCGGGTTCGTGTTCCAGTCCTTCCACCTGCTGCCGTACCGGACGGTCGACGAGAACGTGATGCTGGCCGAGGCATATCGCAGGCCGCGGCCCGAACGCGGGCGGGGCGGGCGGCTCGCGCGGGCCCATCAGGCGCTGGAACAGGTGGGGTTGGGGCACCGGGTGGGTTTCCGGCCCGACCGGCTGTCCGGCGGTGAGCGGCAACGGGTCGCCATCGCACGGGCGTTGCTCAGTGACCCGGCGCTGCTGCTCTGCGACGAGCCGACCGGCAACCTGGACACCGAGAACACCCTCTCCGTGCTGGAGCTCTTCGACGACCTGTGCGCCCAGGGCATGACCCTGGTCGTGATCACCCACGACGAGGCGGTCAGCCGTCGGGCGGGGCGGTGCGTCCGTATCACCGACGGGCGCCTGGCCGAGGAGGTCAAGTGA
- a CDS encoding ABC transporter permease, which yields MSVVEREMEAAARVERPWMDPRDLWTEALAGVLARPVRSALTTLGTVLGITTLVITIGVASTAGNQIVGRFDALTATSVTVTVPEPLPGAEDAAPLVPWSGTDAVARLAGVESVAALADSDATDSVLVRANDVTAPGDLSGQTLAVVAASAGLPAAVHGRMTAGRFYDAGDIARRDHVVVLGDQAAQLLGIKRVEDAPAVFFRGQSYTVIGILGGIRREARLSTAVMVPPTTAADRIGLRNITRVLVDTALGAAKQVARQAPIALAPGHQDSLAVVAPPDLSKARAGVQNDADSLFLVLGLVSLVVGAIGIANVTLVTVMERVGEIGLRRSLGASRRQVAGQFLLESTTIGLLGGVVGAALGIAVVVCVAVFKEWTPVLDLRLALGAPLAGALVGLLAGLYPSLRAARMEPVDALRAPS from the coding sequence GTGAGCGTCGTGGAGAGGGAGATGGAGGCGGCCGCGCGGGTCGAGCGGCCCTGGATGGATCCCCGGGACCTGTGGACGGAGGCCCTCGCCGGGGTCCTCGCGCGGCCGGTGCGGTCCGCGCTGACGACGCTCGGCACGGTTCTCGGGATCACGACGCTCGTCATCACCATCGGGGTCGCGTCCACGGCGGGCAACCAGATCGTCGGCCGTTTCGACGCGCTCACCGCGACCTCGGTGACCGTGACCGTGCCGGAACCGCTGCCCGGTGCGGAGGATGCCGCGCCGCTGGTGCCGTGGTCGGGCACCGACGCCGTGGCCCGGCTGGCGGGGGTGGAGTCGGTGGCCGCGCTCGCCGACTCGGACGCGACCGACAGCGTGCTGGTGCGGGCCAACGACGTGACCGCGCCCGGCGATCTGTCCGGCCAGACCCTCGCCGTGGTCGCCGCCTCGGCGGGGCTGCCGGCGGCCGTGCACGGGCGGATGACCGCGGGACGGTTCTACGACGCCGGGGACATCGCCCGACGCGACCACGTCGTCGTACTCGGCGACCAGGCGGCCCAACTCCTGGGAATCAAAAGGGTGGAGGACGCGCCGGCGGTCTTCTTCCGCGGGCAGTCGTACACCGTCATCGGCATCCTCGGTGGGATCCGGCGCGAGGCGCGGCTGTCCACCGCCGTGATGGTGCCGCCCACCACGGCGGCCGACCGGATCGGGCTGCGGAACATCACCCGCGTGCTGGTCGACACCGCGCTGGGGGCGGCGAAGCAGGTCGCGCGGCAAGCGCCGATCGCGCTCGCGCCCGGCCACCAGGACTCGCTCGCCGTCGTGGCACCGCCCGACCTCTCCAAGGCCCGGGCCGGCGTCCAGAACGACGCCGACAGCCTCTTCCTCGTCCTCGGCCTGGTCTCCCTCGTGGTCGGCGCGATCGGCATCGCCAACGTGACCCTGGTGACGGTGATGGAACGGGTCGGCGAGATCGGGCTACGGCGGTCCCTGGGCGCGTCACGGCGGCAGGTGGCCGGACAGTTCCTGCTGGAGTCGACAACCATCGGGCTGCTGGGGGGAGTTGTGGGCGCGGCCCTGGGCATCGCGGTCGTGGTGTGCGTCGCCGTGTTCAAGGAGTGGACGCCGGTGCTGGATCTCCGGCTCGCGCTGGGTGCGCCGCTCGCCGGTGCCCTCGTCGGACTCCTCGCGGGGCTCTACCCGTCGCTGCGGGCCGCCCGCATGGAGCCGGTGGACGCGCTGCGGGCGCCGTCGTAG
- a CDS encoding O-methyltransferase — MPAQNSPSPLQDPTVTAVLDRLQAERRRPANGGPRGGADTRDPHAYADIGFSIHADQGDLIYLLCRAIAATRVVEFATSVGVSTIYFAAAVRDNGGGTVIGSEIVPEKAATAQRNLAEAELDKYVDLRVGDARETLRDLGGPVDFALIDGWPISDGGPTLARQVMELIAPQLRTGAFVMNDNAEPDYLDYIRDPANGFRSVTLPLKGSTELSVKVG, encoded by the coding sequence ATGCCCGCGCAGAATTCCCCCAGCCCCTTGCAGGACCCCACGGTCACAGCCGTCCTGGACCGGCTCCAGGCCGAACGCCGGCGCCCCGCCAACGGCGGCCCGCGCGGCGGCGCGGACACCCGCGATCCGCACGCGTACGCCGACATCGGCTTCTCGATCCACGCCGATCAGGGCGATCTCATCTATCTGCTCTGCCGGGCGATCGCCGCGACGAGGGTCGTCGAGTTCGCCACGTCCGTCGGCGTGTCCACGATCTACTTCGCCGCCGCCGTGCGCGACAACGGCGGCGGCACGGTGATCGGCTCCGAGATCGTGCCGGAGAAGGCGGCCACCGCCCAACGCAACCTGGCCGAGGCCGAGTTGGACAAGTACGTCGACCTGCGCGTCGGCGACGCCCGGGAGACGCTGCGCGATCTCGGCGGCCCCGTCGACTTCGCGCTCATCGACGGCTGGCCGATCAGCGACGGCGGACCGACGCTGGCCCGCCAGGTGATGGAGCTCATCGCGCCCCAACTCCGCACCGGCGCCTTCGTGATGAACGACAACGCCGAACCCGACTACCTCGACTACATCCGCGACCCCGCCAACGGCTTCCGCTCCGTGACCCTCCCACTGAAGGGCTCAACAGAACTGTCCGTGAAGGTGGGTTGA
- a CDS encoding twin-arginine translocation signal domain-containing protein, whose product MVDRRRFIVGSGAVGALAVLGTTAACTAKEAEGEAVSETSSATGHVRGATAITQVYGDGQKLIAVAVEYDTDITGSALSTSTFKVAGRTVTKVYANREPSLAAQGRNGRYVIVEMSPDDRAAALWVTQQGSGNASSSSPSTSPKASSSPTASSSSGSGQAPGGGGPKVGDSTPGGTIVAAKATLTQTGTVTTTGGTRYPASTTGLTTDAVKNLIVDDFRQFTFTDPATRKTLKYNLFIPKGYDRDHHKSYPLVLFMHDASVVNVATEGPLVQGLGAVCWASPEDQARHEAFVLAPEYDSVVIDDTYRPSPLFDATAHLVQELTKKYNLDEKRLYATGQSMGAMMTLGLNIKYPDLFGASFVVAGQWPADQAKPLAKKKLWIVVSQDDDKSYSGENAITKVVKEQGTAVGTAVWNGRSTAARFAADVRSLKAQKAPVNYASFKTGTVVPAGSTTSAHMATWQVAYTIPGIREWVMDQSL is encoded by the coding sequence GTGGTCGACCGGCGCAGGTTCATCGTGGGATCCGGTGCCGTCGGCGCCCTGGCCGTGCTCGGCACGACGGCCGCGTGCACGGCGAAGGAGGCCGAAGGTGAGGCCGTGAGCGAGACGTCGTCGGCCACCGGCCATGTCCGCGGCGCCACCGCGATCACCCAGGTCTACGGCGACGGCCAGAAGCTCATCGCCGTGGCGGTCGAGTACGACACCGACATCACCGGTTCGGCCCTGTCGACGTCCACGTTCAAGGTGGCCGGCCGAACCGTCACCAAGGTGTACGCGAACCGCGAGCCCAGCCTCGCCGCGCAGGGCAGGAACGGCCGCTACGTCATCGTCGAGATGTCGCCGGACGACAGGGCGGCGGCCCTGTGGGTGACCCAGCAGGGTTCCGGAAACGCGTCGAGCTCCTCACCCAGCACATCCCCGAAGGCGTCTTCGTCTCCTACGGCGTCCTCGTCGTCCGGCTCAGGTCAGGCACCCGGTGGCGGCGGCCCGAAGGTCGGCGACAGCACCCCTGGCGGAACCATCGTCGCCGCGAAAGCCACGCTCACCCAGACCGGCACCGTCACCACCACCGGCGGCACGCGCTACCCCGCGAGTACTACGGGGCTGACGACCGACGCGGTGAAGAACCTGATCGTGGACGACTTCCGGCAGTTCACGTTCACCGACCCGGCGACCCGAAAGACCCTCAAGTACAACCTCTTCATCCCCAAGGGCTACGACCGCGACCACCACAAGAGCTACCCGCTGGTCCTGTTCATGCACGACGCGAGCGTGGTGAACGTGGCCACGGAAGGCCCCCTCGTCCAGGGCCTCGGCGCGGTGTGCTGGGCGAGCCCCGAGGACCAGGCCCGGCACGAGGCCTTCGTACTGGCCCCCGAGTACGACTCCGTCGTGATCGACGACACCTACAGACCGTCGCCGCTCTTCGACGCCACCGCCCATCTCGTCCAGGAACTCACCAAGAAGTACAACCTCGACGAGAAACGGCTCTACGCCACCGGTCAGTCGATGGGCGCGATGATGACGCTGGGCCTGAACATCAAGTACCCGGACCTGTTCGGGGCGTCGTTCGTCGTCGCCGGGCAGTGGCCGGCGGACCAGGCGAAGCCGTTGGCGAAAAAGAAACTCTGGATCGTCGTCTCCCAGGACGACGACAAGTCCTACTCCGGCGAGAACGCCATCACCAAGGTCGTCAAGGAGCAGGGGACGGCCGTAGGCACCGCGGTCTGGAACGGCCGGTCGACCGCGGCCCGGTTCGCCGCCGACGTGCGGAGCCTGAAGGCCCAGAAAGCGCCGGTCAACTACGCCTCCTTCAAGACCGGCACGGTCGTACCGGCCGGGTCGACGACCAGCGCGCACATGGCCACCTGGCAGGTCGCCTACACGATTCCCGGCATCCGGGAGTGGGTCATGGACCAGTCCCTCTGA
- a CDS encoding alpha/beta hydrolase-fold protein, with translation MDRRRFMAGTATATAGALAVFGSATPSSASETSEAGGTGSADSGGDHVKGLTAITQVFGAGQKLVAVAVEYDRDIDGRTLSASTFTVTDRTVTKVYTNRSADLTERSRNGRYVIVELSPDDTAAALWVTGQGSGTPPTGGGTGGTGDSGGGVGAGGPQVGDTTPGGTIVAAKATLTQAGTVTTTRGRQYAASTTGLTTDAVKNLIVDDFQQFTFADPATGQTLKYNLFVPQHYNPRKSYPLVLFMHDASVVNVATEGPLVQGLGAVCWASPEDQARHEAFVLAPEYGAVVIDDNYEPSTLFDATANLVESVTRQYSIDPDRLYTTGQSMGAMMSLGLNIRYPDLFAAAFIVAGQWPEAQAVPLAQKNLWILVSADDTKAYPGEQAITEVIQEQGTKVSTALWDGQSTAAEFAADVRGMKAQRTPVNFAAFKTGTTVPTGSTTSAHMGTWQIAYTIPGIRDWIMRQSR, from the coding sequence ATGGACAGGCGTAGGTTCATGGCCGGTACCGCGACCGCGACGGCCGGGGCCCTGGCGGTGTTCGGCAGTGCGACCCCCAGCTCGGCGAGCGAGACGAGCGAGGCCGGCGGGACGGGTTCGGCGGATTCCGGCGGGGACCATGTGAAGGGCCTCACCGCCATCACCCAGGTGTTCGGCGCCGGGCAGAAGCTCGTCGCCGTGGCCGTCGAGTACGACCGGGACATCGACGGCCGGACGCTGTCGGCCTCGACGTTCACCGTCACCGACCGCACGGTCACGAAGGTCTACACGAACCGCTCCGCCGACCTCACGGAGCGGTCGCGGAACGGCCGTTACGTCATCGTGGAGCTGTCGCCGGACGACACGGCGGCGGCCCTGTGGGTGACGGGGCAGGGTTCCGGCACCCCGCCCACCGGCGGCGGGACCGGCGGGACCGGTGACTCCGGCGGCGGGGTCGGCGCGGGTGGCCCGCAGGTCGGCGACACCACCCCCGGCGGGACGATCGTCGCCGCGAAGGCCACGCTCACCCAGGCCGGCACGGTCACCACCACGCGCGGCAGGCAGTACGCCGCGAGTACTACGGGGCTGACGACCGACGCGGTGAAGAACCTGATCGTGGACGACTTCCAGCAGTTCACCTTCGCCGACCCCGCGACCGGCCAGACCCTGAAGTACAACCTGTTCGTCCCCCAGCACTACAACCCGCGCAAGAGCTACCCGCTGGTGCTGTTCATGCACGACGCGAGCGTGGTCAACGTGGCGACCGAGGGGCCGCTCGTGCAGGGCCTGGGCGCGGTGTGCTGGGCGAGCCCGGAGGACCAGGCCCGACACGAGGCCTTCGTACTGGCCCCCGAGTACGGCGCGGTCGTGATCGACGACAACTACGAGCCGTCGACCCTCTTCGACGCCACCGCGAACCTCGTCGAGTCCGTCACGCGGCAGTACAGCATCGACCCCGACCGCCTTTACACGACCGGTCAGTCGATGGGCGCGATGATGTCCCTCGGCCTGAACATCAGGTACCCCGACCTCTTCGCGGCGGCGTTCATCGTGGCCGGGCAGTGGCCGGAGGCGCAGGCGGTGCCGCTCGCGCAGAAGAACCTCTGGATCCTCGTCTCGGCCGACGACACCAAGGCGTACCCGGGCGAGCAGGCCATCACCGAGGTCATCCAGGAACAGGGCACGAAGGTCAGTACCGCGCTGTGGGACGGCCAGTCCACCGCCGCCGAGTTCGCGGCGGACGTCCGCGGCATGAAGGCCCAGCGGACCCCGGTGAACTTCGCCGCGTTCAAGACCGGCACGACCGTACCGACCGGCTCGACCACCAGCGCGCACATGGGCACCTGGCAGATCGCGTACACGATCCCCGGCATCCGGGACTGGATCATGCGGCAGTCGCGGTAA
- a CDS encoding cytochrome c oxidase assembly protein: protein METPPQLTDGRLFSSWQADVPALLVVVLLGGLYGWGVLRLRRRGEAWPVARTAAFALLGLGTIVVATMSALAVYDRVLFWPAAVQNVLLDLIAPLGLALGDPLRLALRALPERAAARAQGALTGRLVRLLTFPLVSTALVLATELTIYFTPYFETALADNWLHQLMYLQLLLAGSLFVLPVLTREEALPAWCTHPVRAGLVFVDGIIDAIPGIVVMTHGTLIAGAWYLSHSPSWAPDVQHDQQLGGGAMVSIAELVALPFLLAILVQWARTERAETVALDRRLDAELEVVRATPAETRTGTSTEGPDLVRPWWETENSEVAERIRGQR, encoded by the coding sequence ATGGAGACCCCGCCGCAGCTCACCGACGGACGGCTGTTCTCCTCGTGGCAGGCGGACGTCCCCGCGCTGCTGGTCGTCGTACTCCTCGGCGGCCTGTACGGCTGGGGCGTCCTGCGCCTGCGGCGCCGGGGCGAGGCCTGGCCGGTGGCGCGGACCGCCGCGTTCGCGCTGCTCGGCCTCGGCACGATCGTGGTCGCCACGATGTCGGCGCTCGCCGTGTACGACCGCGTGCTGTTCTGGCCCGCCGCCGTCCAGAACGTCCTCCTCGACCTGATCGCCCCGCTCGGCCTGGCCCTCGGCGATCCGCTACGACTGGCCCTGCGCGCCCTGCCCGAACGCGCGGCGGCTCGCGCGCAGGGGGCCCTGACGGGTCGCCTGGTCCGACTCCTCACCTTCCCCCTGGTCAGCACGGCCCTGGTGCTCGCGACCGAGCTGACGATCTACTTCACGCCGTACTTCGAGACCGCGCTGGCCGACAACTGGCTGCACCAGCTGATGTATCTCCAACTGCTGCTCGCCGGGAGCCTGTTCGTCCTCCCCGTACTCACCCGCGAAGAGGCGCTGCCCGCCTGGTGCACGCATCCGGTGCGGGCGGGGCTGGTGTTCGTCGACGGGATCATCGACGCGATCCCGGGGATCGTGGTCATGACCCACGGCACGCTGATCGCCGGCGCCTGGTACCTCAGCCACTCCCCGTCCTGGGCCCCCGACGTCCAGCACGACCAGCAGCTCGGCGGCGGCGCGATGGTCAGCATCGCCGAACTCGTCGCCCTCCCCTTCCTCCTCGCGATCCTCGTCCAGTGGGCCCGCACGGAACGCGCCGAGACGGTCGCGCTGGACCGGCGGCTGGATGCGGAACTGGAAGTGGTCCGGGCGACGCCCGCAGAGACCAGAACGGGGACTTCCACTGAAGGGCCCGATCTCGTACGCCCCTGGTGGGAGACCGAGAACAGCGAGGTCGCGGAGCGCATCCGGGGTCAGCGGTAG
- a CDS encoding TetR/AcrR family transcriptional regulator: MTDSKDSRPAPRGKRERLTTATARVLHEQGVERTTIADIARAADVPTGNVYYYFKTKDELIEAALSEHTGNLETLTAHLDQLPDPRERLKALIGGWVEQKDMAARHGCPMGTLAVELDKRYEDGLDLAAGQVIRRLVDWVAEQYRQLGAVDPEGRALTLIGAYQGMSLLSNALRDPEIMTREGARLIRELDALDVV, translated from the coding sequence GTGACTGACTCAAAAGATTCCCGGCCCGCCCCGCGCGGCAAGCGGGAGCGTCTGACCACCGCCACCGCCCGGGTCCTGCACGAGCAGGGCGTGGAGCGCACGACCATCGCCGACATCGCCCGTGCCGCCGACGTCCCGACGGGCAACGTCTACTACTACTTCAAGACCAAGGACGAGCTGATCGAGGCGGCCCTCTCCGAGCACACCGGCAACCTGGAGACCCTGACCGCGCACCTCGACCAGCTTCCCGACCCGCGCGAACGCCTCAAGGCCCTCATCGGCGGCTGGGTCGAGCAGAAGGACATGGCGGCACGCCACGGCTGCCCCATGGGCACGCTCGCCGTAGAGCTGGACAAGCGCTACGAGGACGGCCTCGATCTCGCCGCGGGCCAGGTCATACGGCGGTTGGTGGACTGGGTGGCGGAGCAGTACCGGCAGCTCGGCGCGGTCGACCCCGAGGGCCGTGCGCTGACCCTGATCGGCGCCTATCAGGGCATGTCGTTGCTCTCCAACGCCCTGCGCGACCCGGAGATCATGACCCGCGAAGGGGCCCGGCTCATAAGGGAGTTGGACGCCCTGGACGTGGTGTGA
- a CDS encoding SDR family oxidoreductase, with the protein MIAVTGATGNVGRALVRLLDKEGVPVTAVARHIGEAQVPPGVRTVAADLGEPHGLRGAFEGAEALFLLVAGERPYDILDVAKAAGVRKVVLLSSQGAGTRPEAYAHPRRFEAAVRESGLDWTILRSGGLDSNAFAWAGSIRAGRTAAAPFGDVGLPFVDPDDVAAVAAATLLTQAHTGATYTLTGPAPTTPRARAAAIATALGEPVTFAEQTRAEAYELMARFMPLPVVEGTLALLGEPTEEERRVSPDVERVLGRAPGTFAGWAERNVVAFR; encoded by the coding sequence ATGATCGCGGTGACAGGTGCGACCGGGAACGTGGGGCGGGCGCTGGTGCGGCTGCTCGACAAGGAGGGCGTGCCGGTGACGGCCGTGGCCCGGCACATCGGCGAGGCCCAAGTGCCGCCCGGGGTGCGCACGGTGGCCGCCGACCTGGGCGAACCGCACGGTCTGCGGGGCGCGTTCGAGGGGGCCGAGGCACTGTTCCTGCTGGTGGCGGGCGAGCGGCCGTACGACATTCTGGACGTGGCCAAGGCCGCCGGTGTCCGGAAGGTGGTACTGCTGTCCTCGCAGGGGGCCGGGACCCGTCCGGAGGCGTACGCGCATCCGCGCCGATTCGAGGCCGCCGTACGGGAGTCGGGGCTCGACTGGACGATCCTGCGGTCGGGCGGGCTCGACAGCAACGCGTTCGCCTGGGCCGGGTCGATCCGCGCGGGACGGACCGCGGCGGCGCCCTTCGGTGACGTGGGGCTGCCCTTCGTGGACCCCGACGACGTGGCCGCGGTCGCTGCCGCCACGCTGCTCACCCAGGCTCACACAGGCGCGACCTACACCCTCACCGGCCCCGCGCCGACGACACCCCGCGCGCGGGCGGCGGCGATAGCGACCGCGCTCGGTGAGCCGGTGACCTTCGCGGAGCAAACCCGCGCGGAGGCCTACGAGTTGATGGCACGGTTCATGCCGCTGCCCGTGGTCGAGGGCACGTTGGCGCTGCTCGGCGAACCGACCGAGGAGGAGCGGCGCGTGAGTCCCGACGTCGAGCGGGTGCTGGGGCGGGCGCCGGGCACCTTCGCGGGATGGGCCGAGCGGAACGTGGTGGCGTTCCGGTGA